A single window of Bombus pascuorum chromosome 1, iyBomPasc1.1, whole genome shotgun sequence DNA harbors:
- the LOC132911985 gene encoding sorbitol dehydrogenase-like isoform X1 produces MAKDNLTAILYGINDIRLEQTPIEEPAEDEVLLQMGCVGICGSDVHYLVNGRIGDFVVRKPMIIGHESSGVVVKLGKNVKNLKIGDRVAIEPGVSCRMCKFCKGGRYNLCKEMVFCATPPVHGSLRRFYKHAADFCFKLPDNVTLAEGALLEPLSVGVHACKRANISIGSKVLILGAGPIGLVSLLVAKAMGANKVVIMVTERSALDLSQNRLELAKKLGADAILLTNKEDKESKTAEKIIELLGEEPDTTIDACGAESMIRLAILVTKSGGVAVLVGMGAPEVQIPLMNALVREVDIRGVFRYANDYGDALDLLTSKKIDVKPLITHNYKIEETVQAFETSKSGQDNVVKVMIHCN; encoded by the exons ATGGCCAAAGACAACCTTACAGCTATTCTCTATGGTATCAACGATATAAGACTG GAACAAACTCCGATCGAGGAACCTGCCGAAGATG AGGTACTCTTGCAAATGGGTTGCGTTGGAATTTGTGGTTCCGATGTTCATTATTTGGTAAATGGTAGAATAGGTGACTTTGTGGTGCGGAAACCTATGATAATAGGTCACGAATCTTCTGGAGTGGTTGTCAAACTTGgaaagaatgtaaaaaatttgaag ATCGGTGATCGAGTAGCTATCGAACCCGGGGTATCCTGTAGAATGTGCAAATTCTGTAAAGGAGGACGTTACAACTTATGTAAAGAGATGGTATTTTGCGCTACTCCTCCGGTACATGGCAGTTTAAGACGTTTCTACAAGCACGCTGCTGATTTTTGTTTCAA ATTACCGGACAATGTGACGTTAGCGGAAGGAGCACTACTGGAGCCTTTATCGGTCGGTGTACACGCTTGTAAGCGCGCGAACATTAGTATCGGTTCAAAAGTTTTGATTTTGGGAGCCGGACCGATCGGTTTAGTATCGTTATTGGTAGCGAAAGCTATGGGAGCCAATAAAGTCGTTATCATGG TTACGGAACGATCTGCTTTAGATCTCTCACAAAATCGATTAGAACTCGCAAAGAAACTTGGCGCTGATGCAATATTATTAACGAACAAGGAGGATAAAGAGTCAAAAACTGCGGAGAAAATTATCGAGCTCTTGGGCGAAGAACCTGACACGACGATCGATGCGTGTGGGGCAGAGTCAATGATTCGATTGGCGATTCTC GTGACCAAATCTGGTGGAGTGGCAGTTTTAGTAGGAATGGGAGCACCGGAAGTTCAAATTCCATTGATGAACGCACTTGTAAGAGAAGTTGACATTAGAGGTGTATTTCGATACGCGAACGA TTATGGCGATGCGCTGGATCTTTTAACTTCTAAAAAAATCGATGTGAAGCCACTGATAACTCATAATTATAAGATAGAGGAAACCGTTCAAGCTTTTGAAACTTCCAAATCCGGACAAGATAATGTCGTTAAGGTTATGATACATTGTAACTAG
- the LOC132911985 gene encoding sorbitol dehydrogenase-like isoform X2 — MAKDNLTAILYGINDIRLEQTPIEEPAEDEVLLQMGCVGICGSDVHYLVNGRIGDFVVRKPMIIGHESSGVVVKLGKNVKNLKIGDRVAIEPGVSCRMCKFCKGGRYNLCKEMVFCATPPVHGSLRRFYKHAADFCFKLPDNVTLAEGALLEPLSVGVHACKRANISIGSKVLILGAGPIGLVSLLVAKAMGANKVVIMDLSQNRLELAKKLGADAILLTNKEDKESKTAEKIIELLGEEPDTTIDACGAESMIRLAILVTKSGGVAVLVGMGAPEVQIPLMNALVREVDIRGVFRYANDYGDALDLLTSKKIDVKPLITHNYKIEETVQAFETSKSGQDNVVKVMIHCN; from the exons ATGGCCAAAGACAACCTTACAGCTATTCTCTATGGTATCAACGATATAAGACTG GAACAAACTCCGATCGAGGAACCTGCCGAAGATG AGGTACTCTTGCAAATGGGTTGCGTTGGAATTTGTGGTTCCGATGTTCATTATTTGGTAAATGGTAGAATAGGTGACTTTGTGGTGCGGAAACCTATGATAATAGGTCACGAATCTTCTGGAGTGGTTGTCAAACTTGgaaagaatgtaaaaaatttgaag ATCGGTGATCGAGTAGCTATCGAACCCGGGGTATCCTGTAGAATGTGCAAATTCTGTAAAGGAGGACGTTACAACTTATGTAAAGAGATGGTATTTTGCGCTACTCCTCCGGTACATGGCAGTTTAAGACGTTTCTACAAGCACGCTGCTGATTTTTGTTTCAA ATTACCGGACAATGTGACGTTAGCGGAAGGAGCACTACTGGAGCCTTTATCGGTCGGTGTACACGCTTGTAAGCGCGCGAACATTAGTATCGGTTCAAAAGTTTTGATTTTGGGAGCCGGACCGATCGGTTTAGTATCGTTATTGGTAGCGAAAGCTATGGGAGCCAATAAAGTCGTTATCATGG ATCTCTCACAAAATCGATTAGAACTCGCAAAGAAACTTGGCGCTGATGCAATATTATTAACGAACAAGGAGGATAAAGAGTCAAAAACTGCGGAGAAAATTATCGAGCTCTTGGGCGAAGAACCTGACACGACGATCGATGCGTGTGGGGCAGAGTCAATGATTCGATTGGCGATTCTC GTGACCAAATCTGGTGGAGTGGCAGTTTTAGTAGGAATGGGAGCACCGGAAGTTCAAATTCCATTGATGAACGCACTTGTAAGAGAAGTTGACATTAGAGGTGTATTTCGATACGCGAACGA TTATGGCGATGCGCTGGATCTTTTAACTTCTAAAAAAATCGATGTGAAGCCACTGATAACTCATAATTATAAGATAGAGGAAACCGTTCAAGCTTTTGAAACTTCCAAATCCGGACAAGATAATGTCGTTAAGGTTATGATACATTGTAACTAG